ATCACGCACCTGACCGCCGCTTTGGTTTCCCCAAGGCGGCGGTTTTTTTGCGCGGTGGCGGGCTATGGCTTGAAGCGCCGCGCCTTTGGCCCGAGGCATCAGGGAAAGGCGGGGCGCGGGCGGGCGCTCATATCTTGCACTGCGCCCTGCCAAAAGCTCTTGATTGAGGTTTCGGCGGTTTCAGGCGCAGGCGCTGTTTTCGGCGGCGTCCATCGCTTCGGTAATGGCTTCCAGCGTAAGCATGATCGAGGCGTGACGATTCTTGTAATCGCGCGCCGGACGCAGAACTTCGAGCCCATCGAACGGCGCGGGCGGGGTCGGGCCGTCGGATTTCAGCATGGCAAGAAGTGCATCACGAGCAGATTCGATTTGTGAGCGGGTGCAACCGATCACATTCGCACCGACAACGCTTGCGGCGGCCTGACCAAGCGCGCAAGCTTTGACATCCTGCCCATAAGTGGAGATTTTTCCGTTATCGAGTGTGATATCGACGGTGACGGTCGAGCCGCATAGCGGCGCACGGCGCTTGACCGTCGCATCCGGCTGCTCCAGCCGCTCTAGATGCGGAATATCGGCAGCCAGCGCCAGAATACGTTCAGAGTAAAGCTTGATAAGGTCAGTTTCAGGCATAGCGTTCGCGGCACATTTTCATTTCGGATGACATGCCATAGATACGCCGCAACGCGCGGTATTTAAAGGGGGCAGGAATGCAATTTGATCCGACCAGTCTGACATTCAATGAACAAGGGTTGCTTCCGGTAATTGCACAGGCGGTTGATGGTGGGGACGTTCTGATGCTGGCGTGGATGAACGCCGAAGCCGTGGCACGCACGTTGGAAACCGGCCGTGTGACTTATTGGAGCCGATCCCGGCAAGCGTTCTGGGTGAAGGGAG
This is a stretch of genomic DNA from Aquicoccus sp. G2-2. It encodes these proteins:
- a CDS encoding iron-sulfur cluster assembly scaffold protein gives rise to the protein MPETDLIKLYSERILALAADIPHLERLEQPDATVKRRAPLCGSTVTVDITLDNGKISTYGQDVKACALGQAAASVVGANVIGCTRSQIESARDALLAMLKSDGPTPPAPFDGLEVLRPARDYKNRHASIMLTLEAITEAMDAAENSACA
- the hisI gene encoding phosphoribosyl-AMP cyclohydrolase; translated protein: MQFDPTSLTFNEQGLLPVIAQAVDGGDVLMLAWMNAEAVARTLETGRVTYWSRSRQAFWVKGESSGHVQRLIEMRVDCDRDCLLVLVEQEGPACHTNRQSCFFTAVRNGEEVEIMAPLE